In Streptomyces ambofaciens ATCC 23877, a single genomic region encodes these proteins:
- a CDS encoding MBL fold metallo-hydrolase — protein sequence MDPSLDDSLRLHFVGNATLLLQYRDLSLLTDPNFLHRGQRAHLGYGLVSRRLTEPALDPADLPSLDAVVLSHLHGDHWDRRARRHLSRSLPIVTTPHASRRLQGVHGFHRAVGLRTWQEETVRRGETQVRVTALPGRHAGHPVLRRLLPPVMGSLLEFGPADEPPRHRLYVSGDTLPFDGLEEIARRFPGPDLAVLHLGGTTLPGGFVVTMDGRQGAKLARLVRARLILPVHYGDYTVFRSPIDDFLAEADRAGLADRVVHCRHGQRAVLRPGGGPPVVL from the coding sequence ATGGACCCGTCCCTCGACGACAGCCTCCGCCTCCACTTCGTCGGCAACGCGACCCTGCTCCTCCAGTACCGCGACCTCAGCCTGCTGACCGATCCGAACTTCCTGCACCGGGGCCAGCGTGCTCACCTCGGCTACGGGCTGGTGAGCCGGCGTCTGACCGAACCCGCGCTGGACCCCGCGGACCTGCCGAGCCTGGACGCGGTGGTCCTCTCCCATCTGCACGGCGACCACTGGGACAGGCGCGCACGGCGGCACCTGTCCCGGTCGTTGCCGATCGTCACCACTCCGCACGCCTCCCGGCGCCTGCAGGGCGTGCACGGCTTCCACCGGGCCGTGGGACTGCGTACCTGGCAGGAGGAGACGGTGCGCCGTGGGGAGACCCAGGTCCGGGTCACGGCCCTGCCGGGTCGGCACGCGGGCCACCCGGTCCTGCGCCGTCTGCTGCCGCCCGTGATGGGCAGCCTGCTGGAGTTCGGGCCCGCCGACGAGCCACCGCGGCACCGTCTGTACGTCTCCGGGGACACCCTGCCCTTCGACGGTCTCGAAGAGATCGCGCGCCGCTTCCCCGGCCCGGACCTGGCGGTGCTGCATCTGGGCGGCACGACCCTGCCGGGCGGCTTCGTCGTGACGATGGACGGACGCCAGGGCGCGAAGCTCGCCCGGCTCGTGCGCGCGCGGCTGATCCTGCCGGTGCACTACGGCGACTACACCGTCTTCCGCTCGCCGATCGACGACTTCCTCGCCGAGGCCGACCGGGCGGGTCTGGCGGACCGCGTCGTGCACTGCCGTCACGGGCAGCGTGCCGTTCTGCGGCCGGGAGGCGGGCCGCCCGTCGTCCTCTGA
- a CDS encoding sulfite oxidase: MSAWGKRDDMTVHERDPYNAEPPRSALADSRLTPADTFYSRNHGPVPAADPATWRLEVDGLVDRPLSLSLDELRARWEPTELEVTLQCAGNRRTGLTEVRDIPGETPWGPGAISTGRFRGIRLADVLADARPRPGAAHVAFAAPDVSPLADPPQPYGGSVPLAKALRPEVLLAWSMNGAPLPHVHGAPLRAVVQGWIGARSVKWLTRVTVRSTPSDNYFQAVAYRLPPADPEPGTAASGEGGTALGPLSLNCAILRPDDRAHLPCGPTPVTGYALAGHGRTVARVDVSGDSGGSWQRADVSAAAGPWVWQHWHTTLDLPRGDVEIVARAWDSAGTAMPESPGRLWNPKGYANTSWPRTRVRCR; the protein is encoded by the coding sequence ATGAGCGCGTGGGGCAAGCGGGACGACATGACGGTGCACGAGCGCGACCCGTACAACGCCGAACCGCCCCGATCCGCGCTGGCCGACTCGCGCCTTACCCCCGCGGACACCTTCTACAGCCGCAACCACGGCCCCGTCCCCGCGGCGGACCCCGCGACGTGGAGGCTGGAGGTGGACGGACTGGTCGACAGGCCCCTGAGCCTGTCCCTGGACGAGCTGCGCGCGCGATGGGAGCCCACGGAGCTCGAGGTCACCCTCCAGTGCGCGGGCAACCGGCGGACCGGCCTGACCGAGGTGCGCGACATCCCGGGCGAGACCCCGTGGGGTCCGGGCGCGATCTCCACCGGCCGCTTCCGCGGCATCCGCCTGGCCGACGTCCTCGCCGACGCCCGGCCGCGGCCCGGGGCCGCACACGTCGCCTTCGCCGCGCCGGACGTCTCCCCGCTCGCCGATCCGCCGCAGCCCTACGGCGGCTCCGTCCCGCTCGCCAAGGCGCTGCGCCCCGAGGTCCTCCTCGCCTGGTCCATGAACGGCGCCCCGCTGCCGCACGTGCACGGAGCACCCCTGCGTGCGGTCGTCCAGGGATGGATCGGTGCCCGCAGCGTCAAGTGGCTGACCCGCGTCACCGTCCGGAGCACCCCTTCGGACAACTACTTCCAGGCCGTCGCCTACCGCCTGCCGCCGGCCGATCCGGAACCGGGCACCGCCGCCTCCGGCGAGGGCGGCACCGCGCTCGGCCCCCTCTCGCTGAACTGTGCGATCCTGCGCCCCGACGACAGGGCCCACCTGCCGTGCGGCCCGACGCCGGTCACCGGCTACGCCCTCGCCGGCCACGGCCGCACCGTCGCCCGCGTCGACGTCTCCGGCGACTCGGGCGGCTCCTGGCAGCGGGCCGACGTGAGCGCCGCCGCGGGCCCGTGGGTGTGGCAGCACTGGCACACCACCCTGGACCTGCCGCGCGGTGACGTGGAGATCGTGGCCCGCGCGTGGGACTCGGCCGGCACCGCCATGCCCGAGTCGCCCGGCCGGCTGTGGAACCCCAAGGGCTATGCCAACACCTCGTGGCCACGCACCCGGGTCCGCTGCCGGTGA
- the ctaD gene encoding cytochrome c oxidase subunit I, which translates to MTAQAEPTTLVPVEGKRGRGRVLVSWLSTTDHKKIGHLYLITSFAFFLIAGVLAMAIRAELARPGLQFLSNEQYNQSFTMHGTIMLLLFATPTFAGFANAIMPLQIGSPDVAFPRLNMLSYWLFLFGGLIVLSSFLTPQGAADFGWTAYTPLSGPMRSDYLGADLWIMGLALSGFGTILGSVNFITTIICMRAPGMTMFRMPIFTWNVLLTSVLVLLAFPVLAAALLVLEADRQFGAHVFDAEVGGAVLWQHLFWFFGHPEVYILALPFFGVVTEIIPVFARKPIFGYMGLVGATIAITGLSATVWAHHMFATGAVLLPFFSFMSFLIAVPTGVKFFNWIGTMWKGSLSFEPPMLWAAGFLVTFLFGGLTGVLLASPPIDFHVTDSYFVVAHFHYVLFGTIVFAMFGGFSFWWPKMTGTMLDTRLEKVHFWTLFVGFHTTFLVQHWLGAEGMPRRYADYLAADGFTALNTVSSIGAFLLGLSTLPFLYNVWKTAHLGKKIEVDDPWGYGRSLEWATSCPPPRHNFVTLPRVRSESPAFDLHHPDLAGLDQAENTGQRDALDTSGHKGDRP; encoded by the coding sequence ATGACTGCACAGGCGGAGCCGACCACGTTGGTACCGGTGGAGGGGAAGCGCGGCAGAGGGCGCGTGCTCGTCTCCTGGCTGTCGACCACCGACCACAAGAAGATCGGGCACCTCTACCTGATCACCTCGTTCGCGTTCTTCCTGATCGCGGGAGTGCTGGCGATGGCGATCCGGGCGGAACTCGCCCGGCCGGGGCTGCAGTTCCTGTCGAACGAGCAGTACAACCAGTCCTTCACCATGCACGGCACCATCATGCTGCTGCTGTTCGCCACCCCGACCTTCGCCGGTTTCGCCAACGCGATCATGCCGTTGCAGATCGGCTCACCCGACGTCGCCTTCCCCCGGCTGAACATGCTGTCGTACTGGCTGTTCCTCTTCGGCGGGCTCATCGTCCTGAGCAGCTTCCTCACCCCGCAGGGCGCCGCCGACTTCGGCTGGACCGCCTACACGCCGCTGAGCGGACCGATGCGCAGCGACTACCTCGGAGCCGACCTGTGGATCATGGGCCTCGCGCTGTCCGGGTTCGGCACCATCCTGGGGTCGGTCAACTTCATCACGACGATCATCTGCATGCGCGCCCCCGGCATGACCATGTTCCGGATGCCGATCTTCACATGGAACGTGCTGCTCACGTCGGTCCTGGTCCTGCTGGCCTTCCCGGTCCTGGCGGCGGCCCTGCTGGTACTGGAGGCGGACCGTCAGTTCGGCGCGCACGTCTTCGACGCGGAGGTCGGCGGGGCCGTGCTGTGGCAGCACCTGTTCTGGTTCTTCGGCCATCCCGAGGTCTACATCCTCGCCCTGCCGTTCTTCGGCGTGGTCACCGAGATCATCCCGGTCTTCGCGCGCAAGCCGATCTTCGGCTACATGGGGCTGGTCGGCGCCACCATCGCCATCACCGGCCTGTCCGCGACGGTGTGGGCGCACCACATGTTCGCCACCGGCGCCGTGCTGCTGCCGTTCTTCTCCTTCATGAGCTTCCTGATCGCCGTGCCGACCGGCGTGAAGTTCTTCAACTGGATCGGCACCATGTGGAAGGGCTCGCTGTCGTTCGAACCGCCGATGCTGTGGGCGGCCGGTTTCCTCGTCACCTTCCTCTTCGGCGGACTGACGGGCGTCCTGCTGGCCTCACCGCCGATCGACTTCCACGTCACCGACAGCTACTTCGTCGTGGCGCACTTCCACTACGTGCTCTTCGGCACGATCGTCTTCGCGATGTTCGGCGGATTCAGCTTCTGGTGGCCGAAGATGACCGGCACCATGCTCGACACCCGCCTGGAGAAGGTGCACTTCTGGACGCTGTTCGTGGGCTTCCACACGACGTTCCTGGTGCAGCACTGGCTCGGCGCCGAGGGCATGCCCCGCCGGTACGCCGACTACCTGGCCGCCGACGGGTTCACCGCCCTGAACACCGTCTCCTCCATCGGCGCCTTCCTGCTCGGCCTGTCCACGCTGCCGTTCCTCTACAACGTCTGGAAGACCGCCCACCTGGGCAAGAAGATCGAGGTCGACGACCCCTGGGGCTACGGGCGCTCCCTGGAGTGGGCGACCTCCTGCCCACCGCCGCGGCACAACTTCGTCACGCTCCCCCGCGTCCGATCCGAGTCCCCCGCCTTCGACCTCCACCACCCCGACCTCGCCGGCCTCGACCAGGCGGAGAACACCGGGCAGCGCGACGCACTGGACACCTCCGGACACAAGGGCGACCGCCCGTGA